In the genome of Mucilaginibacter defluvii, one region contains:
- a CDS encoding aconitate hydratase, with protein MAFDIDMIKKVYERYGSRVEAARKATGKPLTLTEKILYAHLSGGEATTAYTRGTDYVDFAPDRVAMQDATAQMALLQFMQAGRPKVAVPSTVHCDHLIQAKIGAVDDLNTANNVNKEVYDFLASVSDKYGIGFWKAGAGIIHQVVLENYAFPGGMMIGTDSHTPNAGGLGMIAIGVGGADACDVMAGLPWELKFPKLIGVKLTGKLSGWASAKDVILKVAGILTVKGGTGAIVEYFGEGARSLSATGKGTICNMGAEIGATTSIFGYDEKAAAYLKGTKREDIAALADAIAEHLTGDEEVYANPEQYFDQVIEINLSELEPHVNGPFTPDLAWPISKFATAVKENNWPTTLEVGLIGSCTNSSYEDITRSASIAQQAIDKKLKTKAEFTITPGSEQVRYTVDRDGYLDTFAQMGGVVLANACGPCIGQWARHTDDPTRRNSIITSFNRNFAKRQDGNPNTHAFVASPEIVTAFAIAGDLTFNPLTDSLVNENGEAVKFDEPQGIELPAQGFAVEDAGYQAPAEDGSGVEVIVSPTSARLQLLDPFAPWEGSDLKGLKLLIKAKGKCTTDHISMAGPWLKFRGHLDNISNNMLIGAINYFNNSADSVKNAITGEYGPVPATQRDYKAHGIGTVVVGDENYGEGSSREHAAMEPRHLGVRAILVKSFARIHETNLKKQGMLAITFADPADYEKIQEDDKIDINGLTEFAPGKQLTVVLHHTDGTQDSFAVNHTYNAQQIEWFKAGGALNIIRKQQAKA; from the coding sequence ATGGCTTTTGATATTGATATGATCAAAAAGGTTTACGAGCGTTACGGAAGCCGCGTTGAGGCTGCCCGCAAGGCTACCGGTAAACCCCTTACATTAACCGAGAAAATTTTATACGCGCACCTTTCAGGCGGAGAAGCAACTACAGCGTACACCCGTGGTACCGATTATGTTGACTTTGCACCTGACCGCGTGGCCATGCAGGATGCTACCGCGCAGATGGCGCTTTTACAGTTTATGCAGGCCGGTCGCCCAAAAGTGGCTGTACCTTCAACTGTACACTGCGATCACTTAATTCAAGCCAAAATTGGCGCTGTTGATGACCTTAACACCGCCAACAATGTAAATAAAGAGGTTTACGATTTCCTTGCTTCAGTATCTGATAAATATGGTATCGGTTTCTGGAAAGCCGGTGCAGGTATTATTCACCAGGTAGTGTTAGAAAACTATGCTTTCCCGGGTGGTATGATGATCGGTACCGACTCACACACACCCAACGCGGGCGGCTTAGGCATGATCGCTATTGGTGTTGGCGGCGCTGATGCCTGCGACGTAATGGCCGGTTTGCCATGGGAGCTAAAATTCCCTAAACTGATCGGTGTTAAATTAACGGGCAAGCTATCAGGCTGGGCTTCAGCTAAGGACGTGATTTTAAAAGTTGCCGGTATACTTACTGTAAAGGGTGGTACAGGCGCTATTGTTGAATACTTTGGCGAAGGTGCACGTTCACTATCAGCCACCGGTAAAGGTACAATCTGTAATATGGGTGCCGAGATTGGCGCTACTACCTCTATCTTTGGTTACGACGAAAAAGCTGCCGCTTACCTGAAAGGCACCAAGCGTGAAGATATCGCCGCGCTTGCCGACGCGATTGCCGAGCATTTAACCGGCGACGAGGAAGTTTACGCTAACCCTGAGCAATACTTTGACCAGGTGATCGAAATTAACCTGAGCGAGTTGGAGCCACACGTTAACGGCCCTTTCACTCCGGATCTGGCATGGCCTATCTCAAAATTCGCTACCGCGGTTAAAGAGAACAACTGGCCTACTACTTTAGAGGTGGGCTTGATCGGTTCATGTACCAACTCATCTTACGAGGATATTACCCGTTCGGCTTCTATCGCCCAGCAGGCTATTGATAAAAAACTGAAAACCAAGGCTGAGTTTACCATCACCCCGGGTTCAGAGCAGGTACGCTACACGGTTGACCGTGATGGTTACCTGGATACCTTTGCTCAAATGGGCGGTGTGGTATTGGCTAACGCTTGCGGTCCGTGTATCGGCCAATGGGCACGTCATACTGATGATCCTACACGCCGTAACTCCATTATCACATCCTTCAACCGTAACTTTGCTAAACGCCAGGACGGCAACCCGAACACACACGCGTTCGTAGCCTCTCCTGAAATCGTTACCGCATTTGCCATTGCCGGCGATTTGACCTTTAACCCGCTTACCGACTCATTAGTTAACGAGAACGGCGAGGCTGTCAAGTTTGACGAGCCGCAAGGCATCGAACTACCGGCACAAGGTTTTGCTGTTGAAGATGCAGGCTACCAGGCGCCGGCCGAAGATGGCAGTGGTGTTGAGGTAATTGTTAGTCCGACATCAGCACGTTTACAACTGCTTGATCCGTTTGCGCCGTGGGAAGGCTCGGACCTTAAAGGTTTGAAACTGCTGATCAAAGCAAAAGGTAAATGTACCACCGACCATATTTCGATGGCTGGCCCATGGTTAAAATTCCGTGGCCACCTGGATAATATATCAAACAACATGCTGATTGGCGCTATCAACTATTTTAACAATAGTGCTGATAGTGTTAAAAATGCTATAACCGGCGAATATGGCCCGGTACCTGCTACCCAGCGCGATTACAAAGCGCACGGCATCGGTACTGTAGTTGTAGGCGACGAAAATTATGGTGAAGGTTCATCACGTGAGCACGCGGCCATGGAGCCACGCCACCTGGGCGTACGTGCCATACTGGTAAAATCATTTGCCCGTATACACGAAACCAACCTTAAAAAACAAGGTATGCTGGCCATCACCTTTGCCGACCCTGCTGATTACGAAAAAATTCAGGAAGACGACAAGATCGACATCAATGGCTTAACCGAGTTTGCACCGGGCAAGCAGCTTACCGTTGTATTGCACCATACTGATGGCACGCAGGATAGCTTTGCTGTTAACCACACCTACAACGCTCAGCAAATTGAGTGGTTTAAAGCAGGTGGCGCGTTAAACATCATTCGCAAGCAACAAGCGAAAGCTTAA
- the uvrA gene encoding excinuclease ABC subunit UvrA encodes MTDKTVDLGEQSEVEVYGARVHNLKNIDVSFPRNQLVVVTGLSGSGKSSLAFDTIYAEGQRRYMETFSAYSRQFMGGMERPDVDKVSGLSPVIAIEQKTTSKNPRSTVGTITEIYDFMRLLFARAGEAYSYSTGEKMERMSEDQILRTISEKFDGQPVNIMAPAVKGRKGHYRELFEQIRKQGYLKVWVDGAIMDVTPKMQVDRYKIHDIDIVVDRLVISEKDSKRLYSSVQAALKLAKGIIRIADKDNNVSYFSKYLMDPVSGISYDEPQPNTFSFNSPYGACDKCNGLGYIFEVDEKAVMPNPKLSIQNGGLAPLGEYRETWIFQVLKALAKKFEFSLTTPIEKLERDKLDIILNGTEEKINVAVEYNKWNVQNYSINFEGIVKMLEEQQERRGDDDLDDMENYRVLRTCPTCGGARLKKESLHFKIDEKNIFELACMDINNLQGWFEGIEDRLNERQNVIAREILKEIRARIGFLLDVGLSYLTLDRTAKTLSGGEAQRIRLATQIGSQLMNVMYILDEPSIGLHQRDNERLINALKNLRDLGNTVLVVEHDKDMILEADHVIDMGPAAGVHGGQIVAQGTPQQLMAEHTLTTSYINGEREIAIPKKRREGNGKKLALKKATGHNLKNVSVEFPLGKLIGITGVSGSGKSSLIAETLYPILNHHFFRAKKQPLPYGSIEGLEHIDKVIEIDQTPIGRTPRSNPSTYTGVFSDIRNLYVQLPEAKIRGYKPGRFSFNVKGGRCETCQGAGMKVIEMNFLPDVQVPCEECGGKRYNRETLEVRYRGKSISDVLDMSIEDATSFFEHIPSIHRKVKTLFDVGLGYITLGQSSTTLSGGEAQRVKLATELSKKDTGNTFYILDEPTTGLHFEDINVLLGVLYQLVDKGNTVLVIEHNLDVIKVVDHVIDLGPEGGSGGGKILFSGTPEGLCKVKESFTGRFLKKEMGLK; translated from the coding sequence ATGACTGATAAAACTGTTGACCTGGGCGAACAAAGCGAAGTAGAAGTTTATGGCGCACGGGTACATAACTTAAAAAATATTGATGTTTCGTTTCCGCGTAACCAACTCGTGGTGGTAACGGGACTAAGCGGCAGCGGTAAATCATCGCTGGCGTTTGATACCATTTATGCCGAGGGGCAGCGCCGCTATATGGAAACATTTTCGGCCTACTCGCGCCAGTTTATGGGCGGTATGGAGCGGCCGGATGTTGATAAGGTGTCAGGCCTTAGTCCGGTAATTGCCATTGAGCAAAAAACAACCAGCAAAAACCCACGCTCAACAGTAGGTACTATTACCGAGATATACGATTTTATGCGCCTGCTTTTCGCCCGCGCGGGCGAGGCCTACTCGTACTCCACCGGCGAAAAAATGGAGCGTATGAGCGAGGACCAAATACTGCGCACAATCAGCGAAAAGTTTGACGGGCAGCCGGTAAACATTATGGCACCAGCCGTAAAAGGCCGTAAAGGGCATTACCGCGAATTGTTTGAGCAGATCCGCAAGCAGGGCTATCTCAAGGTTTGGGTGGATGGCGCCATTATGGATGTTACCCCTAAAATGCAGGTTGACCGCTATAAAATCCATGATATTGATATTGTGGTTGACCGACTGGTGATCAGCGAAAAGGATAGCAAAAGACTTTACAGCTCGGTGCAGGCGGCACTTAAACTGGCCAAGGGCATCATCCGCATTGCGGATAAGGATAACAATGTATCCTACTTCAGTAAATACCTGATGGACCCGGTATCTGGCATATCGTATGACGAGCCGCAGCCTAATACCTTTTCGTTTAACTCGCCCTACGGTGCTTGCGATAAGTGCAACGGACTGGGCTATATTTTTGAGGTGGATGAAAAGGCGGTTATGCCCAATCCCAAACTCAGCATACAAAATGGCGGTTTAGCCCCGCTGGGCGAATACCGCGAAACCTGGATATTCCAGGTATTAAAAGCACTGGCCAAAAAATTCGAGTTTTCGTTAACTACTCCGATTGAAAAGCTGGAACGTGACAAGCTGGACATTATACTTAACGGTACCGAAGAAAAAATTAACGTAGCCGTTGAGTACAATAAATGGAACGTACAAAACTACTCCATCAATTTTGAGGGCATTGTAAAGATGCTTGAGGAGCAGCAGGAACGCCGCGGCGATGATGACCTGGACGATATGGAAAACTATCGTGTATTGCGTACCTGCCCTACCTGCGGCGGTGCGCGGCTTAAAAAGGAATCGCTGCATTTTAAGATAGACGAGAAGAACATATTTGAGCTGGCCTGCATGGATATTAATAACCTGCAAGGTTGGTTTGAAGGCATTGAGGACAGGCTGAATGAACGCCAGAATGTTATCGCCCGCGAGATATTAAAAGAGATTCGCGCCCGCATCGGCTTTTTACTGGATGTTGGGTTGAGCTATTTAACGCTTGACCGTACCGCCAAAACCTTATCGGGCGGCGAGGCGCAGCGCATCAGGCTGGCTACACAGATAGGGTCGCAGTTGATGAATGTAATGTACATTCTGGATGAGCCAAGCATCGGCCTGCACCAGCGCGATAACGAGCGGCTGATCAACGCTCTCAAAAACCTGCGCGATTTGGGCAATACCGTACTGGTGGTTGAGCACGATAAGGATATGATTTTAGAGGCCGACCATGTGATTGACATGGGGCCGGCAGCGGGTGTGCATGGCGGGCAAATTGTAGCCCAGGGCACACCACAGCAACTAATGGCCGAGCATACGCTTACCACATCTTACATCAACGGCGAGCGAGAGATAGCCATCCCCAAAAAACGCAGGGAAGGTAACGGCAAAAAACTGGCGCTTAAAAAAGCCACGGGCCATAACCTCAAAAATGTATCGGTGGAGTTTCCGCTGGGTAAACTGATCGGGATTACCGGGGTATCGGGCAGCGGCAAATCAAGTTTGATTGCCGAAACTTTGTACCCTATTCTGAACCATCACTTTTTCCGAGCTAAAAAGCAACCATTGCCTTATGGCAGCATTGAGGGGTTGGAGCATATTGATAAGGTGATAGAGATAGACCAGACACCTATCGGTCGTACACCACGCTCAAATCCATCTACCTATACCGGCGTATTTTCTGACATCCGTAACCTGTATGTACAATTGCCTGAAGCTAAGATCCGCGGTTATAAACCGGGGCGTTTCTCGTTCAACGTAAAGGGCGGCCGCTGCGAAACCTGCCAGGGGGCGGGCATGAAGGTGATCGAAATGAACTTTTTACCCGATGTTCAGGTGCCCTGCGAAGAGTGCGGCGGTAAACGCTACAACCGCGAAACACTGGAGGTGCGCTACCGGGGCAAATCCATCAGCGATGTGCTGGACATGAGCATTGAGGATGCCACCAGCTTTTTTGAGCATATCCCATCCATCCACCGCAAGGTAAAAACTTTGTTTGATGTAGGTTTGGGGTATATTACGCTGGGGCAATCATCAACCACGTTATCAGGCGGCGAGGCACAGCGCGTAAAGCTGGCTACCGAGCTTTCAAAAAAAGATACCGGCAACACCTTTTATATATTAGACGAGCCGACAACCGGTTTGCACTTTGAGGATATCAACGTGCTTCTTGGTGTGCTTTACCAATTAGTAGATAAAGGCAACACGGTTTTAGTAATCGAGCATAACCTGGACGTAATTAAGGTGGTTGACCACGTGATCGACCTTGGGCCTGAAGGCGGATCCGGCGGTGGCAAAATATTATTCTCAGGCACACCCGAGGGCTTGTGCAAGGTTAAGGAAAGCTTTACAGGCCGATTTTTAAAGAAGGAAATGGGCCTTAAGTAA
- a CDS encoding NAD(P)/FAD-dependent oxidoreductase has protein sequence MEAKTTYDVIIIGGSNAGLSAGLALGRSLYKTLIIDSGKPCNRQTPHSHNLVMHDGWKPADMLAAAKKDVLAYPNVQYINGTVTEVTGASNNFEVSTADDKKYSAKKIIIAAGIKDIFPDIDGFAECWGISIIHCPYCHGYEYRDEPTGIFANGDMGYDLAKLIFNWTKDLTVFTNGKPTFTPEQQAAISRNGINIINAPVTSIEHDNGYLKKVNLQGGNSIMLSAMYARLPFFQHTDAPAQLGCEFTENGHIKTDMIQKTSIPGVFACGDAASPMRAVSAAIASGTMAGVAAGKEILEERF, from the coding sequence ATGGAAGCAAAAACAACATACGATGTCATTATTATTGGTGGCAGCAACGCCGGTTTATCAGCCGGACTGGCCCTGGGGCGATCTCTATATAAAACATTAATAATTGACAGCGGCAAGCCATGCAACCGCCAAACACCGCATTCGCATAACCTGGTTATGCATGATGGCTGGAAACCTGCCGATATGCTGGCCGCCGCCAAAAAAGATGTACTAGCTTATCCCAATGTGCAGTACATTAACGGAACAGTAACTGAAGTTACCGGAGCTTCGAATAATTTTGAAGTAAGCACGGCTGATGACAAAAAATATTCGGCCAAAAAAATCATCATAGCCGCGGGCATTAAGGATATCTTCCCTGACATAGATGGCTTTGCGGAGTGTTGGGGCATATCTATCATCCACTGCCCCTACTGCCACGGTTATGAATATCGCGATGAACCTACCGGCATTTTCGCCAATGGCGATATGGGGTACGATCTGGCTAAACTTATCTTCAACTGGACAAAAGATCTGACCGTATTTACCAACGGTAAACCCACCTTTACACCAGAACAACAAGCAGCCATCTCACGCAACGGCATCAATATTATTAACGCGCCAGTAACCAGCATTGAGCATGACAATGGTTATCTTAAAAAAGTAAACCTGCAGGGTGGCAACAGCATAATGCTCAGCGCAATGTATGCGCGTTTACCTTTTTTTCAACATACAGACGCACCAGCGCAACTGGGCTGCGAGTTTACAGAAAATGGCCACATAAAAACAGACATGATACAGAAAACCAGCATCCCGGGTGTGTTTGCCTGCGGCGATGCGGCATCACCCATGCGGGCGGTATCTGCCGCTATTGCCAGCGGCACCATGGCCGGTGTAGCGGCCGGAAAAGAAATATTGGAAGAACGTTTTTGA
- a CDS encoding ABC transporter substrate-binding protein yields MRRNIKYYIISLAGTFKALACFALMLFIAGCAGKKAHDKRTVFNINLEDGLTSLDPAFARNQNALWMDNQLYNGLVQINDSLKSMPCIAKSWSISADGLQYTFYLRDDVYFHDDPLFPAGKGRKCIAADFAYSFGRLINSKVASSGSWIFSDKVKDKNAFIAQNDSTFIIKLKQPFPPLLSLLTAQYCSVVPREVVEHYGKDFRSHPIGTGPFKFKYWKEREVMVLLKNERYWEKDSAGRPLPYLDAIKAGFISDKQTAFMEFIKGDLDFFNGIDGSYRDDILTKSGKLTSKYRGKFIMNIRPYLNTEYLGILIDTNIGIVKHSPLRQLKIRQAINYAIDKQKMIKYLRNSIGTPGYAGFIPQGMPGFDDRQVRGYSYNPEKARRLLAEAGFPNGRGLPEIVLNTTTTYRDLIEYIQGELERVNIKTRVEVTQGASLRELIAKNGVNFFRGSWIADYPDGENYLSVFYSKNKIPFGPNYTGFNNKQFDRLFEQTYRVNNDSARYALYRKMDNLVMSQSPVVVLYYDKLVNLYQNNISGYAKNAQNLLVLKRVRKAL; encoded by the coding sequence ATGCGGCGCAATATTAAATATTATATCATAAGCTTAGCCGGAACTTTTAAAGCCCTGGCCTGCTTTGCGCTGATGCTTTTTATCGCCGGTTGCGCCGGTAAAAAAGCGCATGATAAGCGCACCGTTTTCAACATCAACCTTGAGGATGGCCTTACCTCGCTCGACCCGGCCTTTGCCCGTAACCAGAACGCCTTATGGATGGATAACCAGTTGTACAACGGCCTGGTGCAGATAAATGATAGCCTTAAAAGCATGCCGTGCATTGCCAAAAGCTGGAGCATTAGTGCCGATGGCCTACAATACACTTTTTACTTACGTGATGATGTTTATTTTCATGACGACCCACTGTTTCCCGCCGGCAAGGGGCGTAAGTGCATAGCCGCTGATTTTGCTTACAGCTTCGGCCGTTTGATCAACTCAAAGGTGGCCTCATCCGGTTCGTGGATATTCAGTGATAAGGTAAAGGATAAAAACGCATTCATCGCCCAAAACGACAGCACATTCATCATCAAATTAAAGCAGCCCTTCCCGCCGCTGCTAAGCCTGCTGACCGCGCAATACTGTTCGGTAGTACCTCGCGAAGTGGTAGAGCATTATGGTAAAGATTTTCGCAGCCACCCCATAGGTACCGGCCCCTTTAAATTCAAATACTGGAAAGAGCGCGAAGTAATGGTACTGCTAAAAAATGAACGTTATTGGGAAAAGGACAGCGCAGGCCGCCCGCTGCCTTACCTGGATGCGATAAAGGCAGGCTTTATAAGCGATAAACAAACCGCCTTTATGGAATTTATTAAAGGCGATCTGGATTTTTTTAACGGGATTGATGGCAGCTATCGCGATGATATCCTTACCAAATCGGGCAAGCTAACCAGCAAGTACCGGGGTAAGTTTATCATGAACATCAGGCCGTACCTGAATACTGAGTATTTAGGTATACTGATTGATACCAATATCGGCATTGTAAAACACTCCCCCTTAAGACAATTGAAGATACGCCAGGCTATTAATTACGCTATCGACAAGCAAAAGATGATCAAATACCTGCGCAACAGCATCGGCACACCGGGTTATGCCGGGTTTATTCCGCAGGGTATGCCGGGTTTTGATGACAGGCAAGTGCGGGGTTATAGTTACAACCCGGAGAAAGCGCGCCGCCTGCTTGCCGAGGCCGGCTTCCCCAACGGACGTGGCTTACCTGAAATTGTACTGAATACCACCACCACCTATCGCGATTTAATTGAATACATACAAGGCGAATTGGAGCGCGTTAACATCAAAACCCGTGTTGAAGTTACCCAGGGTGCCAGTCTGCGCGAATTGATTGCCAAGAACGGGGTTAACTTTTTTCGCGGATCATGGATAGCTGATTACCCCGACGGGGAGAATTACTTATCTGTCTTCTATTCCAAAAACAAGATACCCTTTGGACCCAACTATACCGGGTTTAACAATAAACAGTTCGATAGGCTTTTTGAGCAGACCTATCGTGTAAATAATGATTCGGCACGCTATGCCCTTTACCGCAAAATGGATAACCTGGTAATGAGCCAATCGCCGGTGGTGGTATTGTACTACGATAAGCTGGTGAACCTGTATCAGAATAATATCAGTGGCTATGCTAAGAACGCGCAGAATTTGCTGGTGTTGAAGCGGGTGAGGAAGGCGCTGTGA
- a CDS encoding pseudouridine synthase: MVFKRPGNSRDDKSSRSPKKFSKGDDSKRPSQGTRGKFSAKSGQGDNYNPLKKFDKDKTGERKSFSSGERKPFSSRGDKPFASRGDRPFSSRSESADRPKRNTEDNEYGDKKPYSSSSRSKPYSGRPTDGDKPKRSYGGERGTRGRSEGGYKKRETSDFRDKPYERDDRRTRNRDNHDGSDAPVRNMRGRKNPSEPKKEKENDGLIRLNRYIANAGICSRRKADELIEAGVVSVNGEVISELGFKVDPTKDVVRYNGETLKREKMVYVLLNKPKDYITTTDDPQERRTVMHLVEKASKERIYPVGRLDRNTTGLLLMTNDGDLADKLSHPRSNVVKLYQVELSKSLTQGDFNKIEFGVELEDGFIKPDSVSYVQGGSKREIGIQIHSGKNRIVRRIFESLGYEVVKLDRVVYAGLTKKDLPRGRWRYLEEKELIQLKHLL, translated from the coding sequence ATGGTATTTAAAAGACCAGGGAACAGTCGCGACGACAAGTCCAGCAGATCACCTAAAAAGTTCTCAAAAGGTGATGACTCAAAAAGACCATCACAAGGCACCCGCGGTAAATTCTCCGCAAAAAGTGGCCAGGGTGATAACTACAATCCCTTAAAAAAGTTTGACAAAGACAAAACAGGTGAACGAAAATCGTTCTCATCTGGCGAGCGTAAACCGTTTTCGTCCCGAGGCGATAAGCCGTTTGCCTCTCGTGGCGACAGGCCGTTTTCAAGCCGTTCGGAATCAGCCGACAGGCCAAAACGCAATACCGAGGATAATGAATATGGCGACAAAAAACCGTACTCATCATCTTCTCGCTCAAAACCATACAGCGGCCGCCCTACTGATGGCGACAAGCCAAAAAGAAGCTATGGTGGCGAAAGAGGCACCCGCGGCCGGAGCGAAGGTGGTTATAAAAAACGTGAAACCTCAGATTTTAGGGACAAGCCTTACGAAAGAGATGACCGCCGTACCCGCAACCGTGACAACCACGACGGCAGTGATGCCCCGGTTAGAAATATGCGTGGCCGTAAAAATCCAAGCGAGCCTAAAAAAGAGAAAGAAAATGACGGCCTGATCAGGCTGAACCGTTACATAGCGAATGCCGGTATATGCTCGCGCCGTAAGGCTGATGAGCTGATTGAAGCCGGTGTGGTTTCAGTTAACGGCGAAGTAATATCAGAGTTAGGCTTTAAGGTTGACCCTACCAAGGATGTGGTACGCTACAACGGCGAAACGCTGAAGCGTGAAAAAATGGTTTATGTGCTGCTGAACAAACCGAAAGATTATATTACTACAACTGATGATCCGCAGGAACGCCGTACGGTAATGCACCTGGTTGAAAAAGCCAGCAAGGAGCGCATTTACCCGGTTGGCCGTTTGGACCGCAATACAACCGGCTTATTGCTGATGACCAATGATGGCGACCTGGCCGACAAGCTTTCGCACCCGCGTAGCAACGTGGTAAAACTCTACCAGGTTGAATTAAGCAAAAGCCTAACCCAGGGCGACTTCAACAAAATAGAATTTGGCGTTGAGCTGGAGGATGGTTTTATTAAACCTGATTCTGTATCATACGTACAAGGTGGCAGCAAACGTGAGATCGGCATCCAGATACATAGCGGCAAAAACCGCATTGTACGCCGTATATTCGAGTCGTTAGGTTACGAGGTGGTAAAACTGGACAGGGTGGTTTACGCCGGCCTTACTAAAAAGGATTTGCCCCGCGGCCGCTGGCGGTATCTTGAAGAGAAAGAACTGATACAGTTAAAACATTTATTATAA
- a CDS encoding lytic transglycosylase domain-containing protein → MTKKHLITCSVMLVVIIISAFDLSNATVVKRPSVAHNATRFALIEPPEEEAAGFSFAEEVLPVNSKRVSRKINYSLWMHSYTKVQSNILHIKAEKLFPVIVPILEKYGIPEDFKYLPLVESGLKEGTSRKGARGSWQFMPGTARSYGLKVNKKKDERLNLRKSTIAACKYLNDLYDEFGSWTLAAAAYNNGSIKLEKAMHRQNEDNYFRMRLNRETGMYVYKLVAMKEVIENPEKYGYKEFYAQVYNQTNLMAFN, encoded by the coding sequence ATGACAAAAAAACACTTAATTACGTGCTCCGTAATGTTGGTGGTAATAATCATTTCGGCTTTTGATCTTTCTAATGCAACAGTAGTTAAACGGCCAAGTGTTGCGCATAATGCAACCCGGTTCGCGCTTATTGAACCGCCTGAAGAGGAAGCTGCCGGGTTTAGTTTTGCTGAGGAGGTTTTGCCTGTTAACAGTAAACGGGTAAGCCGCAAAATTAATTACTCGCTGTGGATGCATTCGTACACAAAAGTTCAGTCGAACATTCTGCATATCAAGGCAGAAAAATTATTTCCGGTAATTGTACCAATACTTGAAAAATATGGTATTCCCGAAGACTTTAAGTACCTGCCTCTTGTTGAATCAGGCCTGAAAGAGGGCACATCGCGCAAGGGAGCTCGCGGCTCGTGGCAATTTATGCCAGGTACGGCGCGTAGTTACGGCTTAAAAGTCAACAAAAAGAAAGATGAGCGCCTTAACTTGCGCAAATCAACTATCGCCGCTTGTAAGTACCTTAATGATTTGTATGACGAGTTTGGCAGCTGGACGTTAGCTGCAGCCGCATACAACAATGGGTCTATCAAGCTGGAAAAGGCTATGCACAGGCAAAATGAAGATAATTACTTCCGCATGCGCCTGAACCGCGAAACCGGCATGTATGTTTACAAGCTGGTAGCCATGAAAGAGGTTATTGAAAACCCTGAAAAATATGGCTATAAAGAGTTTTACGCCCAGGTTTATAACCAAACCAACCTAATGGCGTTCAATTAA
- a CDS encoding lactonase family protein: MKKLLLALALLSPIMMNAQSKKKGPKTFDLIVGAYSTENSKGISVYRFYAETGRLAYLSQSDDVPNPSYLCVDKTNKFVYAVSETDNGDVYAYSFDPKGGALTFINKQKSAGSSPCYISVDKDRKYVFVANYGSGSFAALPINEDGSLKPAAQVIQDNGGSVNKQRQAGPHAHGAFLSPDEKYLLMTDLGTDKINIKKYDSGDSKPLTPAPVDFINVAPGSGPRHLDFTPDKKYMYLVQEITGQVTAFEFNGGKPKQIQSVTMLADGFKGAVGAADIHVSPDGRFVYASNRGDANEIVTYAINPQNGMLTFIDRTSTRGKAPRNFTIDPTGKFLLVGNQDTNTINVFKLDPATGKIGAMVTSTQVDKPVCLKFTPAI, encoded by the coding sequence ATGAAGAAATTATTATTGGCACTGGCCTTGCTCTCTCCTATTATGATGAACGCACAAAGCAAGAAAAAAGGGCCCAAAACATTTGATTTGATTGTAGGCGCATACAGCACCGAAAATAGCAAAGGGATATCGGTATATCGCTTCTACGCCGAGACAGGCCGTTTGGCTTACCTGAGCCAGAGCGATGACGTACCTAACCCATCCTACCTTTGCGTAGATAAAACAAACAAGTTTGTGTACGCCGTTAGCGAAACTGACAATGGCGATGTTTATGCTTACAGTTTTGACCCGAAGGGCGGGGCTTTAACTTTTATCAATAAACAAAAAAGCGCGGGCTCATCACCTTGTTATATTTCGGTCGATAAAGACAGGAAGTACGTGTTCGTAGCTAATTACGGCAGCGGATCATTCGCGGCATTACCGATAAACGAAGATGGCTCGCTAAAACCTGCAGCACAGGTTATACAGGATAACGGCGGCAGTGTAAACAAACAACGCCAGGCGGGGCCGCACGCACACGGGGCTTTTTTATCACCCGATGAAAAGTACCTGTTGATGACTGACCTCGGTACTGATAAGATTAACATAAAAAAATATGATAGCGGCGATTCAAAGCCCCTAACCCCCGCACCGGTTGACTTTATAAATGTAGCACCCGGCAGCGGCCCGCGTCACCTTGATTTTACGCCCGACAAAAAGTACATGTACCTGGTACAGGAAATTACCGGGCAGGTTACCGCTTTTGAATTTAACGGCGGCAAACCTAAACAAATACAATCCGTGACCATGCTGGCTGATGGGTTCAAGGGCGCGGTTGGCGCGGCTGATATTCATGTATCGCCTGATGGCAGATTTGTATACGCCTCTAACCGTGGCGACGCAAATGAGATTGTGACCTATGCCATCAACCCACAAAACGGCATGCTTACATTTATTGACCGCACCTCAACCCGCGGCAAAGCTCCCCGTAATTTCACTATCGACCCAACAGGCAAATTCCTGCTAGTGGGCAACCAGGATACCAATACCATCAATGTATTTAAACTTGACCCTGCTACAGGCAAGATCGGCGCTATGGTGACATCAACCCAGGTTGATAAGCCGGTGTGTTTGAAATTCACTCCAGCGATATAA